A stretch of the Marivirga tractuosa DSM 4126 genome encodes the following:
- a CDS encoding 3-hydroxyacyl-CoA dehydrogenase/enoyl-CoA hydratase family protein, translating to MKRNIKKVAVLGSGIMGSRIACHFANIGVEVLLLDIVPFELTDAEKEKGLTKEDPQVRNRIVNDAFESTLKGKPASLYHKDFAKRISLGNFDDDMHKIKDCDWVLEAVVERLDIKKQVFENVEKHRTKGTIISSNTSGIPIHMMLEDRSEDFQKHFIGTHFFNPPRYLKLLEIIPTPKTDQEITDFLMHYGDLYLGKTTVLCKDTPAFIANRVGIYAILKVVESMQKLDMNIDEVDKLTGPVIGRPKSATFRTSDVVGLDTLIKVANGLYENLPNDEARDTFKLPDVIGKLEENKWLGDKTGQGFYKKTKKDGKTEILTLDLDSMEYKPKTKPKFSTLESTKQISNLKERFPVLVGGKDKAGEFYRDSFYGLFQYSSNRIPEISDELYRIDQALCTGFGWEIGPFETWDALGVKKSVEKMEEAGYKPNQWVYDMLESGADSFYRVEAGQKQYYDIESKKYVNIPGTEEFIILENLKESGKEIWSNAEAGIIDLGDGIINVEFRSKSNSLGGGVVEGINKAISMAEEKYRGVVISNEGSNFSVGANLGMIFMYAIEQDYDELDFMIRQFQQTMMRARYSAIPVVVAPHNMALGGGCELSMHADHVQASAETYIGLVEVGVGVIPGGGGTKENALRVADRYQDGDVELNALQNAYMNIAMAKVATSAHEARDMGILRPSDGISINRSRQIADAKAAAISLADAGYTMPVQRTDIKVQGKTGIALFKAGVSGMKMGRYISEHDQKIADKLAYVMCGGDLSYPQEVSEQYLLDLEREAFLSLLGEKKTLERIQAVLQGGKPLRN from the coding sequence ATGAAACGAAACATTAAAAAAGTAGCCGTTTTAGGTTCGGGGATTATGGGATCAAGAATCGCCTGCCACTTTGCCAATATTGGTGTGGAGGTACTTTTGCTTGACATCGTGCCTTTCGAACTTACGGATGCCGAAAAAGAAAAAGGTTTAACGAAGGAAGACCCACAAGTGAGAAACCGCATCGTGAATGACGCATTTGAGTCAACCTTAAAAGGAAAGCCAGCTTCATTATATCATAAAGATTTTGCCAAGAGAATTTCTTTGGGAAATTTTGATGATGATATGCACAAAATCAAAGATTGCGATTGGGTATTGGAAGCCGTTGTTGAGCGACTGGATATCAAAAAGCAGGTTTTTGAAAATGTTGAAAAACATAGAACTAAAGGAACCATTATTTCTTCTAACACATCGGGTATCCCTATCCACATGATGTTGGAAGACAGAAGTGAAGACTTTCAAAAGCATTTTATTGGAACGCACTTTTTTAACCCACCGCGTTACTTAAAATTATTGGAGATTATCCCTACACCAAAAACAGATCAGGAAATCACTGATTTCTTGATGCATTATGGTGATTTATATTTAGGGAAAACCACCGTTTTATGTAAAGATACTCCTGCCTTCATCGCTAACAGAGTTGGAATTTATGCCATCTTGAAAGTAGTGGAATCCATGCAAAAACTGGACATGAACATCGATGAGGTAGACAAATTAACGGGCCCAGTTATCGGCCGACCAAAGTCAGCAACCTTCAGGACTTCAGATGTGGTAGGATTAGATACGCTTATTAAAGTAGCCAACGGATTATACGAAAATCTTCCAAATGATGAGGCTAGAGATACTTTTAAATTGCCTGATGTAATTGGGAAATTAGAAGAAAACAAATGGTTAGGGGATAAGACCGGACAAGGATTCTATAAAAAAACCAAGAAAGACGGAAAAACTGAAATCTTAACTTTGGATTTGGATTCTATGGAATACAAGCCAAAGACAAAGCCTAAGTTTTCAACACTTGAGTCTACCAAGCAAATCTCTAATTTGAAAGAAAGATTCCCAGTTTTAGTGGGAGGAAAAGATAAAGCAGGTGAATTCTATAGAGATTCATTCTATGGGTTATTTCAATACTCATCTAATCGTATCCCTGAAATTTCTGACGAGTTATATAGAATTGACCAAGCACTTTGCACTGGTTTCGGTTGGGAAATAGGTCCTTTCGAAACTTGGGATGCTTTAGGTGTTAAGAAATCAGTTGAAAAAATGGAAGAAGCAGGTTATAAGCCAAATCAATGGGTTTATGACATGTTAGAATCCGGTGCTGATTCGTTCTACAGAGTAGAAGCAGGACAGAAACAGTATTATGATATTGAAAGCAAGAAATATGTAAATATCCCAGGTACTGAAGAATTTATCATTCTTGAAAACTTAAAAGAAAGTGGTAAGGAAATCTGGAGTAATGCAGAAGCCGGAATCATTGATTTAGGAGATGGCATTATTAATGTGGAATTCAGATCGAAGTCAAACTCACTTGGTGGCGGAGTTGTAGAAGGCATTAACAAGGCTATTTCGATGGCTGAGGAAAAATACCGAGGTGTAGTAATCTCCAATGAGGGCTCAAACTTCTCAGTAGGAGCTAACCTTGGAATGATTTTCATGTATGCAATCGAGCAAGATTATGATGAATTGGATTTTATGATCCGTCAGTTCCAGCAAACCATGATGAGAGCTAGATATTCTGCAATTCCAGTTGTAGTGGCGCCTCACAATATGGCACTAGGTGGAGGTTGTGAATTGTCTATGCATGCAGATCATGTTCAGGCATCAGCTGAAACCTATATTGGTTTAGTTGAAGTTGGTGTTGGTGTAATTCCTGGTGGGGGTGGTACTAAAGAAAATGCCCTTCGAGTTGCAGATAGATATCAAGATGGTGATGTTGAGTTAAATGCTTTACAAAATGCATACATGAATATTGCAATGGCAAAAGTGGCTACTTCAGCTCATGAGGCTAGAGATATGGGTATATTAAGACCTTCAGATGGTATTTCTATAAACAGAAGTCGTCAGATTGCTGATGCGAAAGCTGCTGCAATTAGTTTAGCAGATGCTGGATATACTATGCCAGTTCAAAGAACAGATATCAAAGTTCAGGGTAAAACAGGCATCGCTTTATTTAAGGCAGGTGTTTCTGGTATGAAGATGGGGAGATATATCTCAGAACATGATCAAAAGATCGCAGATAAGCTAGCTTATGTGATGTGCGGTGGAGATTTATCATATCCTCAGGAAGTTTCAGAACAATACCTATTGGATCTAGAAAGAGAAGCTTTCTTATCTCTATTAGGAGAAAAGAAAACACTTGAAAGAATTCAAGCAGTATTGCAAGGAGGAAAACCTTTGAGAAACTAG
- a CDS encoding thiolase family protein: MDAYIVAGYRTAVTRAKKGGFRFTRPDDLASDVIKHLVSQVEGVENKMVDDLIVGNAVQEAEQGMQMGRMISLLALGKEVPGLVINRYCGSGLEAINMAASKIQAGYADIIIAGGTESMSMVPIMGYKTALNYKIATETPDYYTSMGLTAEQIAQQWKISREDQDEFAYNSHMKALQAQKDGKFDDEIVPINVKETYVEDGKKKTRDFTVDKDEGPRAGTNTDLLGKLKPVFAQGGSVTAGNSSPTNDGASFTMVMSEKMVKELGVKPIARMVGFGVAGVEPRIMGIGPVEAVPKALKNAGLKLNDIDLIELNEAFAAQSLAVIRELDIDQSKLNVNGGAIALGHPLGCSGAKLSVQVMNELKRTNGKYGMVTACIGGGQGIAGIYEMM; encoded by the coding sequence ATGGACGCATATATAGTAGCAGGATATAGAACGGCTGTAACAAGAGCCAAAAAAGGAGGCTTTCGATTCACTCGACCGGATGATCTGGCTTCCGATGTAATCAAACACCTTGTTTCACAAGTGGAAGGTGTGGAAAATAAAATGGTAGATGACCTAATTGTAGGAAATGCTGTGCAGGAAGCAGAGCAAGGAATGCAAATGGGAAGAATGATATCACTATTAGCACTTGGTAAAGAAGTGCCCGGTTTAGTAATCAATAGATATTGTGGATCTGGTTTAGAGGCAATCAATATGGCTGCATCAAAGATTCAGGCAGGTTATGCTGATATCATCATTGCTGGAGGTACAGAGTCGATGTCTATGGTTCCGATTATGGGATATAAAACAGCTTTGAATTATAAGATTGCAACAGAAACGCCTGATTATTATACTTCTATGGGATTAACTGCTGAGCAGATTGCGCAACAGTGGAAAATTTCAAGAGAAGATCAGGATGAGTTTGCTTATAATTCTCATATGAAGGCACTTCAAGCTCAGAAAGATGGAAAATTCGATGATGAAATTGTCCCTATAAATGTAAAGGAAACTTATGTAGAGGATGGTAAAAAGAAAACAAGAGATTTTACAGTAGATAAAGATGAAGGACCTAGAGCAGGTACAAATACAGATCTTTTAGGAAAGCTAAAACCTGTGTTTGCTCAAGGCGGTTCTGTAACGGCTGGTAATTCATCACCTACAAATGATGGAGCTTCTTTTACAATGGTGATGTCTGAGAAAATGGTTAAAGAATTAGGCGTTAAGCCAATCGCTAGAATGGTTGGCTTCGGTGTAGCAGGAGTTGAACCAAGAATCATGGGTATCGGACCAGTGGAAGCAGTTCCAAAAGCTTTGAAAAATGCAGGTTTGAAATTGAATGACATAGATCTGATCGAATTAAACGAAGCTTTTGCAGCTCAATCTTTAGCTGTAATTCGTGAACTGGATATTGATCAAAGTAAATTAAATGTAAATGGTGGAGCTATCGCATTAGGTCACCCATTAGGATGTTCTGGTGCTAAACTATCGGTTCAGGTTATGAACGAGTTGAAAAGAACAAACGGTAAATACGGAATGGTCACAGCTTGTATTGGTGGTGGTCAAGGTATTGCAGGTATTTATGAAATGATGTAA
- a CDS encoding 3-oxoacyl-ACP synthase III family protein: MKTPNIVFNGIGSYVPENIVPNAHFLNHEFFMEDGKPFDIPNEEIIKKFEKITGIKERRYASDDQLNSDLGHLAAENALKNSTIDKEELDYIIYAQNFGDIEAGTNRIDNMPSLAAKVKHKLKIKNPDVVCYDVIFGCPGWVQGVIQAYQMIRSGFCRNIMVIGAETLSRCVDPHDRDGMIFSDGAGATIVSASYDDDRKGILGFANRTDANEELNYLAMGKSNKPNMDDNARYIKMKGRKIYEYALDEVATAIQSSLKRSGIFMENIQKVLIHQANEKMDEAILRKLGQLYELRLEAKDMMPMTIQKFGNNSVATVPVMLDLVLKGEIEGHEIKKGDDIILASVGAGMHINAIVYRM, encoded by the coding sequence ATGAAAACACCTAATATAGTTTTTAACGGAATAGGTTCTTATGTACCAGAAAACATAGTACCCAATGCGCATTTTCTAAACCATGAATTCTTCATGGAAGATGGAAAGCCATTTGATATACCTAATGAGGAAATAATCAAGAAATTCGAAAAGATAACAGGGATAAAGGAACGAAGATATGCCAGTGATGATCAATTAAACTCTGATTTAGGTCATTTAGCTGCTGAAAACGCCTTAAAAAACAGCACTATAGACAAAGAAGAATTAGATTACATTATATACGCACAAAATTTTGGCGATATAGAAGCTGGTACAAACCGGATTGACAATATGCCCAGCTTAGCTGCTAAAGTGAAGCATAAATTAAAAATTAAAAATCCAGATGTGGTGTGTTATGATGTGATTTTTGGGTGCCCGGGCTGGGTACAAGGTGTAATTCAGGCTTATCAAATGATTAGAAGTGGGTTTTGCAGAAACATTATGGTGATAGGAGCCGAAACTTTAAGTAGATGCGTTGACCCACATGATAGAGATGGAATGATATTTTCTGATGGTGCAGGGGCAACAATTGTTTCTGCCTCTTACGATGACGATCGAAAAGGAATATTAGGCTTTGCTAACAGAACGGATGCCAATGAAGAATTAAATTATCTGGCTATGGGGAAATCCAATAAACCCAATATGGATGATAACGCCAGATACATCAAAATGAAGGGTAGAAAAATCTATGAGTATGCATTGGATGAAGTCGCAACTGCAATACAATCTTCCCTCAAACGATCCGGAATTTTTATGGAAAACATTCAAAAAGTATTGATCCATCAAGCCAATGAGAAAATGGATGAAGCTATTTTGAGAAAATTAGGCCAATTATATGAGCTAAGGCTGGAAGCAAAGGATATGATGCCTATGACCATTCAAAAATTTGGTAATAATTCGGTAGCCACAGTTCCGGTTATGCTGGATTTGGTTTTAAAAGGGGAAATTGAAGGACATGAGATCAAAAAAGGTGATGACATTATTTTAGCCTCAGTTGGTGCTGGCATGCATATTAATGCCATAGTTTACAGAATGTAA
- a CDS encoding cyanophycinase: MKRISYALLAIALIFSGCIEENLDMGKPDHAGGPKKDKGGDDGGSSDGSVTYYLTGSSEDIQTNSTLGYLLAGGASDQKSWFDWMVNKSDGGDFVIIRTDNSDGYNDDTFIEGANSILTLVINDQATANSNFVRDKIRGAEALFIAGGDQTQYYDLWNGTEVENSIHYLANEKGVPIGGTSAGLAILGEFAYIPQSSGVISSEALNDPYHPYMESIKTDFLQLPGLGNIITDSHFSERDRLGRTITFMARLIADGVVSSYQDIKGIAVDEFTAVAIEANGDAKVLGDGTYEDYAFFFSANSVPDQCAEGLALHWTDAITAYTVKGVSYPSNSFNISNWNSLSSAAQSKQVNVNYGSISNDIQQPD, encoded by the coding sequence ATGAAAAGGATAAGTTATGCCTTACTGGCAATCGCATTAATTTTCTCTGGATGCATAGAAGAGAACTTAGATATGGGTAAACCCGACCATGCAGGTGGCCCAAAAAAAGATAAAGGTGGAGATGATGGAGGCAGTAGTGATGGTAGTGTCACTTACTATTTGACAGGAAGTTCAGAGGATATTCAAACTAATAGCACGCTAGGATACTTGTTAGCAGGTGGTGCAAGTGATCAAAAATCATGGTTTGACTGGATGGTCAATAAGTCAGACGGTGGTGATTTTGTTATTATTAGAACAGATAATAGTGATGGATATAATGATGATACCTTTATAGAAGGCGCAAATTCTATTCTCACTTTAGTGATTAACGATCAAGCTACTGCAAATTCTAACTTTGTGAGAGACAAAATCAGAGGAGCTGAAGCATTATTTATTGCTGGTGGTGATCAAACTCAATATTATGACCTTTGGAATGGTACTGAGGTAGAAAATTCCATACATTACTTAGCAAATGAAAAAGGTGTTCCTATCGGAGGTACTTCTGCTGGTTTAGCCATTTTGGGAGAATTTGCTTATATCCCTCAATCCTCCGGAGTAATATCCTCTGAAGCTTTGAATGATCCATACCATCCTTATATGGAATCTATTAAAACAGACTTTTTACAACTTCCGGGTTTGGGAAATATCATTACAGATTCTCATTTTTCCGAAAGAGACAGATTAGGAAGGACAATCACCTTTATGGCAAGATTAATTGCTGATGGAGTGGTAAGCAGCTATCAGGATATAAAAGGAATAGCAGTGGACGAATTTACAGCTGTGGCTATTGAAGCAAATGGGGACGCTAAAGTTTTGGGTGATGGAACCTATGAAGATTACGCATTTTTCTTTAGTGCTAATTCTGTGCCTGATCAATGTGCAGAAGGTCTAGCTTTACATTGGACTGATGCTATTACTGCCTATACGGTTAAGGGAGTATCTTATCCAAGTAATAGCTTTAATATTAGCAATTGGAATTCTTTAAGCAGTGCAGCACAATCGAAACAGGTAAATGTTAATTATGGAAGTATATCTAATGACATTCAACAGCCAGATTAA
- a CDS encoding LPXTG cell wall anchor domain-containing protein, giving the protein MTLLLQLLVQIPQGVPHPDDSDPLLLQTPFDYIFYIGLPILILIGGYFWWRRKKKREAEDEDL; this is encoded by the coding sequence ATGACACTTTTACTACAACTTTTAGTTCAAATTCCTCAAGGCGTTCCGCATCCAGATGACAGCGACCCCCTACTGTTGCAAACTCCATTTGATTACATATTTTATATAGGACTGCCAATTCTTATTTTGATTGGTGGTTACTTTTGGTGGAGAAGGAAAAAGAAAAGAGAGGCAGAGGACGAAGACCTATAA
- the nqrF gene encoding NADH:ubiquinone reductase (Na(+)-transporting) subunit F yields MTSVVITSIIAFTVLILLLVLILLFAQSKLVQSGPVNIYVNGDEDNPIVTSAGSTLLSTLSGQDIYLPSACGGGGTCAMCKCVVEDGGGDVLPTEEGHLSRSEKKENVRLSCQVKVKEDMHIRIPEEIFGIKKWECTVKSNYNVSTFIKEFVVQLPEGETLDFESGGYIQIDVPEITCEFKDIDIAPHPDLGHKDDIFKEDWDNFGLWDLVMKNEEPIFRAYSMANHPAEGDIIMLNIRIATPPWDRAKNTWMDVNPGICSSYVFTRKPGDKVTISGPYGEFFINESDAEMIYIGGGAGMAPLRSHIFHLFHTQGTDRKVSYWYGGRSKRELFYVDHFRDIEKKNPNFEFHVALSEPLEEDNWKIKKSLDDKDGDGYTGFIHNALYDNYLKHHKEPEEVEFYLCGPPMMNAAVLKMLDDMGVPPENIRFDDFGG; encoded by the coding sequence ATGACATCAGTAGTTATAACCTCAATTATTGCATTCACCGTCTTAATACTTCTTTTGGTATTGATTCTGTTGTTTGCTCAATCGAAATTAGTTCAATCTGGCCCCGTTAATATTTATGTTAATGGAGATGAAGACAATCCAATTGTAACTTCTGCCGGTTCCACTTTACTTTCTACTTTATCAGGTCAAGATATTTACCTGCCGTCTGCATGTGGTGGTGGTGGTACTTGCGCCATGTGTAAATGTGTTGTGGAAGATGGTGGCGGTGATGTTTTACCTACAGAGGAAGGTCATTTAAGCCGGTCGGAAAAGAAAGAAAATGTTAGACTTTCATGTCAGGTGAAGGTGAAAGAAGACATGCATATCCGCATACCAGAAGAAATCTTTGGTATTAAAAAGTGGGAGTGCACGGTTAAATCTAACTACAACGTTTCGACTTTTATTAAAGAATTTGTAGTACAGTTGCCAGAAGGCGAAACTTTAGATTTTGAATCAGGTGGTTATATTCAAATAGATGTTCCTGAGATAACTTGCGAATTTAAGGATATTGATATCGCTCCGCATCCTGACTTAGGTCACAAAGATGACATTTTCAAAGAAGATTGGGATAATTTCGGATTGTGGGATTTAGTCATGAAAAATGAGGAGCCTATCTTTAGAGCTTACTCTATGGCGAATCACCCAGCTGAGGGAGATATCATCATGTTGAATATTAGAATTGCTACGCCACCTTGGGATCGAGCTAAAAATACGTGGATGGATGTTAATCCTGGAATTTGCTCTTCTTATGTTTTCACTAGAAAACCAGGCGACAAAGTAACGATTTCAGGTCCTTATGGTGAGTTCTTCATCAATGAATCTGATGCTGAAATGATTTACATTGGTGGTGGTGCTGGTATGGCTCCGCTGCGTTCTCATATTTTCCACTTATTCCATACGCAGGGAACTGATAGAAAAGTTTCTTACTGGTATGGTGGTAGATCAAAAAGAGAATTGTTCTATGTAGATCACTTCAGGGATATTGAAAAGAAAAATCCGAACTTTGAATTCCATGTTGCTTTATCTGAGCCATTAGAAGAAGATAACTGGAAAATCAAGAAAAGCTTAGATGATAAAGATGGTGATGGATACACTGGATTTATTCACAATGCTTTATATGATAACTACTTAAAGCATCATAAAGAGCCAGAGGAAGTAGAATTCTACTTATGTGGACCTCCTATGATGAATGCAGCAGTTTTAAAAATGTTAGATGACATGGGTGTTCCGCCAGAAAATATCCGATTTGATGATTTCGGTGGATAA
- a CDS encoding TetR/AcrR family transcriptional regulator: MNVHSALQNKLDKKTLILETTLDLISENGFHGTPISMIAEKAGIGAGTIYRYFENKEDLINELFKEIKRRVMHAMLSDYDESKSFKVRFKHLWMNLIHYFMDNPKAFQFIEQHRYASYMSKLTREESFMIMSPVMMFFIEAKREKAMKDLPVYTIISLSYGPITSLAKLQIDHEQQLSAERIEQAADACWDAVRRI; the protein is encoded by the coding sequence ATGAACGTTCATTCCGCATTACAAAATAAACTCGATAAAAAGACATTGATATTGGAAACCACTTTAGATCTTATTTCTGAAAATGGTTTTCATGGAACCCCTATTTCGATGATCGCTGAAAAAGCAGGAATAGGCGCAGGTACGATTTATCGATATTTTGAGAATAAGGAAGATTTGATAAACGAATTGTTCAAAGAAATTAAAAGACGCGTGATGCATGCCATGCTATCTGACTATGATGAAAGCAAAAGTTTTAAGGTTAGATTTAAGCACCTTTGGATGAATTTAATCCATTACTTCATGGATAATCCCAAAGCTTTTCAATTTATAGAACAACACCGATATGCATCTTATATGAGCAAATTGACAAGAGAGGAAAGCTTTATGATCATGTCTCCGGTCATGATGTTTTTTATTGAAGCCAAAAGGGAAAAAGCCATGAAAGATTTGCCGGTCTATACCATCATTTCCCTATCGTATGGACCAATTACCTCTTTGGCAAAATTACAAATTGACCATGAACAACAATTAAGTGCGGAACGGATAGAACAAGCAGCAGATGCATGCTGGGATGCAGTAAGAAGAATTTAA
- a CDS encoding four helix bundle protein gives MHNYKKLKIWEKSMELSLLVYQITSTFPKEERFGLISQIRRCAVSIPSNIAEGSSRDSSKDFSRFLRISIGSSFELETQLLLSKKLEFISHDDFDNLEITLNEVQKMLNSFIKKLNVEV, from the coding sequence ATGCATAATTATAAAAAGCTTAAAATTTGGGAGAAATCAATGGAGTTATCTCTATTGGTTTATCAAATCACAAGTACTTTTCCCAAGGAGGAAAGATTTGGTTTGATATCTCAGATCAGAAGATGTGCAGTTTCTATACCGTCTAATATCGCTGAAGGATCTTCTAGAGATTCAAGCAAAGACTTTTCTAGGTTCTTGAGAATATCTATTGGTTCTAGTTTTGAATTAGAAACTCAATTATTGTTAAGTAAGAAGCTGGAGTTTATTTCACATGATGATTTTGATAATCTTGAAATCACTCTAAATGAAGTCCAGAAAATGCTTAATTCTTTTATAAAGAAATTGAATGTAGAAGTCTAG
- a CDS encoding MarR family winged helix-turn-helix transcriptional regulator, producing MKREESIDYNIKAAWHAISRMYNQQAVKYGITTSIGFVLLNINTKEGTPATKIAPLMGLESRSLTRMLKSMEEKGLIYKKPDPEDKRSVRIFLTDLGVEKKAISRETVKTFNEEVFNTIEPEKLEAFFDVIHKVNDIIDKNEIYNTKESVH from the coding sequence ATGAAAAGAGAAGAATCCATAGACTACAATATTAAAGCAGCCTGGCATGCCATTTCACGCATGTACAACCAGCAAGCTGTCAAATACGGAATTACTACTTCCATCGGTTTTGTGTTGTTAAATATTAATACAAAAGAGGGAACTCCCGCTACTAAAATTGCCCCGCTTATGGGGTTGGAAAGTAGGAGCCTCACCCGCATGTTGAAAAGCATGGAGGAAAAAGGGCTTATTTATAAAAAGCCTGACCCAGAAGATAAACGCTCTGTTAGAATCTTTTTGACAGACTTGGGAGTAGAGAAGAAAGCGATTTCAAGGGAAACGGTAAAAACTTTCAATGAGGAGGTGTTCAATACCATTGAACCCGAAAAATTGGAAGCTTTTTTTGATGTCATTCATAAAGTGAATGACATAATCGACAAAAATGAGATTTACAATACTAAAGAATCAGTTCATTAA
- a CDS encoding radical SAM protein: MRLIRKPVLCNYYVTYRCNASCHFCDIWEKPSPYINKADVKQNLKDLKRLGVKVIDFTGGEPLLHNEIHDFLMMAKEIGFITTLTTNGLLYPKKADKLKGMVDMLHFSLDFADAQQHDEVRGVGCFDFVMKSIEVAKKLGEKPDVLFTAMNENIEELEKVYESICLPNDLVLIVNPIFDYNAVETGGGLTNDNLNYLTRMGKKKNIYLNEAFIELRKNGGNHVTDPVCKAASSSLVISPKNELVLPCYHLGKKQYPINGDLFTLYKSDEVQNLAALEGRLPECEGCAINCYMQPSFAVEINQYFWKALPSTIKYNRLKGTWKNIFQ, encoded by the coding sequence ATGCGTCTAATAAGGAAGCCTGTTTTATGTAATTATTATGTAACTTATCGCTGCAATGCCAGTTGCCATTTTTGTGATATCTGGGAAAAACCTAGTCCTTACATTAATAAAGCGGATGTAAAGCAAAATCTTAAAGATCTCAAAAGGTTAGGTGTTAAGGTAATTGATTTCACTGGAGGTGAACCTCTTTTACACAATGAAATCCATGATTTTCTGATGATGGCTAAAGAAATAGGCTTTATCACTACCCTTACGACTAACGGCTTGCTCTATCCCAAAAAAGCGGATAAATTGAAAGGCATGGTAGATATGCTTCATTTCTCATTAGATTTTGCAGACGCTCAGCAGCATGATGAAGTGAGAGGTGTAGGCTGTTTTGATTTTGTGATGAAATCAATAGAGGTAGCAAAAAAGCTAGGGGAGAAGCCCGATGTTTTGTTCACTGCTATGAACGAAAATATTGAGGAACTGGAGAAAGTTTATGAATCCATCTGCTTGCCCAATGATCTGGTTTTAATAGTCAATCCTATTTTCGATTATAATGCGGTGGAAACAGGAGGAGGTTTAACAAATGATAATTTGAATTACCTCACCCGAATGGGCAAAAAGAAAAATATTTATTTGAATGAAGCTTTCATAGAATTGAGAAAAAATGGCGGAAATCATGTCACCGACCCAGTTTGCAAAGCGGCTTCATCTTCTTTAGTGATTTCTCCAAAAAATGAATTAGTGTTGCCGTGTTATCATCTTGGGAAAAAACAATATCCTATCAATGGAGATTTATTCACATTGTATAAATCTGATGAAGTACAGAATTTAGCAGCATTAGAAGGAAGACTTCCAGAATGTGAAGGATGTGCTATTAATTGCTATATGCAGCCCTCATTTGCAGTGGAAATCAACCAGTATTTTTGGAAAGCATTACCCTCTACAATCAAATACAATCGACTAAAAGGAACCTGGAAAAATATTTTTCAATAA
- the accD gene encoding acetyl-CoA carboxylase, carboxyltransferase subunit beta — MAWFKRQNKGILTPTENKKEAPDGLWYKTPGGKIIHMRELKENAYVSPDDEYHVRIGSKEYFEILFDDNKFTELDKDMSSADPLEFVDSKPYPVRIKQSQEKTDLKDAVRAAHGTMNGMDLCVACMDFSFIGGSMGSVVGEKIARAIDYSIKKKMPFLMISKSGGARMMEAGFSLMQMAKTSAKLAQLSEAKIPYISLLTDPTTGGVTASYAMLGDFNIAEPGALIGFAGPRVIRETIGKDLPKGFQSAEFVLDHGFLDFIVDRRQLKNKLTTLLKMLK; from the coding sequence ATGGCTTGGTTTAAGCGACAAAATAAAGGGATATTAACTCCCACAGAAAATAAAAAAGAAGCACCAGACGGATTGTGGTATAAAACACCAGGTGGTAAAATCATTCACATGCGTGAGCTTAAGGAAAACGCTTATGTAAGTCCTGATGATGAATATCACGTTCGAATTGGTTCTAAAGAATATTTTGAGATTCTTTTTGATGACAATAAATTTACTGAGCTGGATAAAGACATGAGCTCCGCTGATCCGCTTGAATTTGTTGATAGCAAGCCTTATCCAGTTAGAATAAAACAATCTCAGGAGAAGACTGACTTAAAAGATGCAGTTCGAGCCGCTCATGGTACAATGAATGGAATGGATTTGTGTGTAGCCTGTATGGACTTCAGTTTTATCGGAGGTTCGATGGGTTCAGTTGTAGGAGAGAAAATTGCTCGAGCAATTGATTACTCCATCAAAAAGAAAATGCCATTCTTAATGATTTCTAAGTCAGGTGGTGCTAGAATGATGGAAGCAGGATTCTCGCTAATGCAAATGGCTAAAACCTCAGCTAAATTAGCCCAGCTTTCTGAGGCTAAAATTCCGTATATTTCTTTATTAACAGATCCGACCACTGGCGGTGTTACGGCATCTTACGCGATGTTGGGTGATTTTAACATTGCAGAGCCTGGTGCTTTAATCGGTTTTGCTGGACCAAGAGTAATCCGTGAAACCATAGGGAAGGATTTACCTAAAGGCTTTCAAAGTGCTGAATTTGTTTTAGACCATGGCTTTTTAGACTTTATAGTGGACAGAAGACAATTGAAAAATAAGTTAACTACTTTATTAAAGATGTTGAAATAA